The genomic stretch TTCCGTTGGTTTCGACGCGAGCCGGAGGGCTTGCCGAATTTGTCAACAGCAAGGTGGCGCAAACGATTCCGAAAGTAGACGGCTCCGCCATTAGCAAGTCCATCCAAAATATGTGGAACCACAAAAAAATCACCGACCAACGCGTCGATGCCGGACGGAAGTTGGCTTCCCGGTTTCAATGGCCCCATGCCGCAAGACGATATAAAAATTTGTTTCAACAAATCCAGGGGGGCTTAAAGGAGGCAAAAACACTTTGATGATCCCCAATCAGGAAGTCAGACAACTTTCCCGCAAGTTTGGAATTCAAGCAATACGAATGAAGATCGTGCAAAAAGGAGTTTATCGCATCGTGACGCCCGAGGGAAACGAGTATTGTTTGAAACGAATGCCCTATCCCCCCGTCCAGTTGCGTTGGATTGACAAAACGCTTCAACAAATGCGCCTAACTGGTGCCATCCGGATCGGATGGCGGAATCCTCACGAAAAATCGGGAAAACGCCTTTTTGTCAAATGGCGGCGCGAAAGTCCCCCATTTGTTCTTATCCCTTGGCTGAAAGGAGTATGGCCTTCACCCCATTCAAACCGACAAATGAAAGATTGCGGAACTCTATTGGCCAAATTTCATCAGGCCGGCAAAAAAATAAAGATTGCAACACCAGGCCGGCAAAACATGATGGGGAAATGGCCGTCCTATCTGCGGGAGGAACAAAACAAGCTGCGAAATGCCGTTTACAAAGCGAACAGAAACGGATTTCACAGCCCGCTCGACCGTTTGCTGCAAAAGCACGGAAGCGAGATATTACAAATGGCCGGCGCTTCTATCCGGGCATTAAGAAACAGCAACTATAAATCCTTATGCCGGAATACGCAGGCCACCTTATGTCATGGGGACTGCGGCCCGACCAATCTTATTCGCACCGGAAAAGGCATGTATTTGATCGACTTTGAAACGCTGCGACTGGATTTGCGCGCGTACGATCTTTACAGACTGATCTTCAATTCCTGCAAAGACCATAACTGGAATTTTGCGATCGCCAAAGCGATTCTGGATGGATACCAGAAAGTTTGCAAATTAAACCGGTCGGATTTTCAGTTGCTAAAAATTTTGCTGCGCTTTCCGCGAGGAATGTGCAAACTGATTCAACATTATGATAAGAAGAGTCCCAAGGAAAAATTGCAAGTTGAGCGCGATTTCCCCAAAGTTCTCGCACATGAACGGAGAAGAAGCGCATTTCTCAAAAAACTGGACTCATACGCGGGATAGGTTAGTGAACCGATCTGAATTTCTTGAAAATATCAGCCCAAAACAGGTATACTAGCTTTATGTATCATATGCGAACGGAACGCATGCCATGCGTTGGCATTGCCAGTTTCGCAAACGTCCGGCGCCGAAATGCCGCTGCCGGGTGGAGTTGATATCCCCAATGGACTACCATTCGTCGCTTTCGGCAGACGCGAAAAAATGGAATCGGCAAATCATCAATTTTTACTGGTTTTCCTTTGTCATTGCTTTTATCGGGCAAGCGGCGGGGTTGTTTTTTGCCTTGCGGTTAAGCCACGAAGAGGTACTGGCTTATATCAAAATCAATATCCTTCTTGAAAATGCTCTTATGCTGTTGCTTATGATTTTGGCCGAGCTCATGGTTCGCTATCTCCCCCGATTGGCCGACTATATTGTGATCAGCGCCGGCATCTTGCTCTGTTTTGCGATTATTTTGGCAACCGGCGGAATGCCGGGCATTCATATCATTTTAGCCATGCCGCTTTTTGTGTCGGTATTTTATTTTGATATCCGCAAATTGCTCTTCTCCGGAACTACAATGCTGGTGCTGTTTTTGCTGATCATCAGCTTCGTTCCTGCGCAGAAAATCCCGCCGTTTCAAATCATTTTGATCATCGGTACGATGTTTGGCTTGACGGCTACCGGCATTACGGTTTTGCGGCGGGGAATCGCCATCATGAA from Bacilli bacterium encodes the following:
- a CDS encoding GGDEF domain-containing protein; amino-acid sequence: MDYHSSLSADAKKWNRQIINFYWFSFVIAFIGQAAGLFFALRLSHEEVLAYIKINILLENALMLLLMILAELMVRYLPRLADYIVISAGILLCFAIILATGGMPGIHIILAMPLFVSVFYFDIRKLLFSGTTMLVLFLLIISFVPAQKIPPFQIILIIGTMFGLTATGITVLRRGIAIMKHLEKSLKSEQELLIQNILMDRKTKLDALTGLYNHGSFQDFLATLIEQYQKSPFPFFVALLDIDNFKKVNDTYGHWVGDIVLKKVAAIIDEKLSANDFAARYGGEEFAVI
- a CDS encoding phosphotransferase; amino-acid sequence: MKIVQKGVYRIVTPEGNEYCLKRMPYPPVQLRWIDKTLQQMRLTGAIRIGWRNPHEKSGKRLFVKWRRESPPFVLIPWLKGVWPSPHSNRQMKDCGTLLAKFHQAGKKIKIATPGRQNMMGKWPSYLREEQNKLRNAVYKANRNGFHSPLDRLLQKHGSEILQMAGASIRALRNSNYKSLCRNTQATLCHGDCGPTNLIRTGKGMYLIDFETLRLDLRAYDLYRLIFNSCKDHNWNFAIAKAILDGYQKVCKLNRSDFQLLKILLRFPRGMCKLIQHYDKKSPKEKLQVERDFPKVLAHERRRSAFLKKLDSYAG